The following proteins come from a genomic window of Aquimarina sp. MAR_2010_214:
- a CDS encoding serine hydrolase yields MKRLKKIIGITFLILFAGICIAFALNYPKLTILSGYSAKYMNSSVFIANRSVEFTDINDTNFSPVHLADDEVDMKKRASVASVFGLKERKAIYREGLGSVLIDDDFDENTPVLIPRRIKTETRLSYPYGELEQKDTVFTTVDYDKVNKTVTSIFDTNGEYIKKTRAVLVLYKDQIIAEKYIDELDKDSKLLGWSMTKSILSTVYGVLQKQGAINIHDKAPVSAWQNDERKEITINNLLQMNCGLEWDEDYGSISDVTKMLYVDKDMTTPQIHKKAIHKPNEHWYYSSGVSNLLSGVLRKQFKSYQEYLDYPYREFIDKIGMNSMLIETDMTGNYVGSSYAWATVRDWGKFGLLYLHKGNWNGEQIFEPSWADYVTTPSPTSEGDYGGHFWLNAGGFYPDAPRDMFSANGFQGQRVFIIPSKDLVIVRFGLIGDAGVDFNTFLKELVSAIK; encoded by the coding sequence ATGAAACGACTTAAAAAAATTATTGGGATTACATTTCTTATTCTATTTGCAGGAATTTGTATTGCATTTGCACTGAATTATCCAAAACTTACAATTCTATCAGGATATTCTGCAAAGTATATGAATTCATCGGTTTTTATTGCAAATCGAAGTGTAGAATTTACAGACATAAATGATACTAATTTTTCTCCGGTTCATCTGGCAGATGATGAGGTGGATATGAAGAAAAGAGCATCTGTTGCTTCAGTTTTTGGGCTTAAAGAGAGAAAAGCAATTTATAGAGAAGGCTTAGGTAGTGTTCTGATTGATGATGATTTTGATGAAAACACACCTGTTTTAATACCACGTAGAATTAAAACAGAGACAAGGTTGTCATATCCGTATGGTGAATTGGAACAAAAAGACACAGTTTTTACTACGGTCGATTATGATAAGGTGAATAAAACTGTTACTTCAATTTTTGATACCAATGGAGAGTATATAAAGAAAACAAGAGCTGTTCTTGTGCTATATAAAGATCAGATCATTGCAGAGAAGTATATAGATGAATTGGATAAAGATTCTAAATTATTAGGGTGGTCTATGACCAAAAGTATTCTCTCTACAGTCTATGGAGTGTTACAAAAACAAGGTGCTATTAACATACATGATAAAGCCCCGGTATCAGCTTGGCAAAATGATGAACGAAAAGAGATTACAATTAATAATCTCTTACAGATGAATTGTGGATTAGAATGGGATGAAGATTATGGTTCTATTTCTGATGTTACAAAAATGTTATATGTAGATAAAGATATGACAACGCCCCAAATTCATAAAAAAGCAATTCACAAACCCAATGAACATTGGTATTATTCTTCTGGTGTATCTAACCTGCTATCTGGGGTTTTGAGAAAACAGTTTAAAAGTTATCAGGAGTATCTTGATTATCCATATCGTGAGTTTATTGATAAAATAGGAATGAATTCTATGCTTATAGAAACAGATATGACAGGTAATTATGTAGGTTCTTCTTATGCTTGGGCAACAGTAAGAGATTGGGGTAAATTTGGATTGTTATATCTTCATAAGGGGAATTGGAACGGAGAGCAGATTTTTGAACCTTCGTGGGCCGATTATGTGACTACACCAAGTCCAACATCTGAAGGAGATTATGGAGGGCATTTTTGGTTAAATGCAGGAGGGTTTTATCCAGATGCTCCTAGAGATATGTTTTCTGCAAATGGATTTCAGGGACAACGGGTGTTTATTATTCCTTCTAAAGATTTGGTTATTGTACGGTTTGGACTCATTGGAGATGCAGGAGTGGATTTCAATACGTTTTTAAAAGAGTTGGTGAGTGCGATAAAATAG
- a CDS encoding aminotransferase class V-fold PLP-dependent enzyme has translation MLDLQKIREDFPILTREVNGKPLVYFDNAATSQTPQVVIDAIVDYYSNYNANIHRGVHTLSQEATDAYEMARKKVQKHFNATHTHEIILTSGTTHSINIIATGFTSLLSEGDEIIVSALEHHSNIVPWQMLCERTGAILKVIPMNEDGELVMDVYDQLLSNSTKLVFTNHISNALGTINPIEEIIEKAHNVGAAVLIDGAQACPHVKPDVQALDVDFYVASAHKLCGPTGVGMLYGKEEWLNKLPPYQGGGEMIEQVTFEKTTYAGLPHKFEAGTPNICGGIAFGVALDYMNSIGFDNIAAYENELLEYGTQKLLEIEGLKIYGTSKNKTSVISFNLDNIHPYDVGTIVDKLGIAVRTGHHCAQPIMDFYKIPGTVRASFSFYNTKEEIDALVESVKKAKMMLS, from the coding sequence ATGTTAGATCTACAGAAGATACGAGAAGATTTTCCAATACTTACCAGAGAAGTAAATGGAAAACCTTTGGTATATTTTGATAATGCGGCCACATCCCAAACACCGCAGGTAGTTATAGATGCCATTGTTGATTATTATAGTAATTACAATGCCAATATTCATCGTGGTGTTCACACCTTATCACAAGAAGCAACAGATGCATACGAGATGGCTCGTAAAAAGGTGCAGAAACATTTTAATGCAACACACACACATGAGATTATTCTTACTTCGGGAACAACTCATAGTATTAATATTATTGCTACCGGCTTTACCTCTCTTCTTTCCGAAGGTGATGAAATCATTGTTTCCGCTTTAGAGCATCATTCTAATATTGTGCCTTGGCAAATGTTATGTGAACGTACTGGAGCCATCCTTAAGGTCATTCCTATGAACGAAGACGGTGAATTAGTAATGGATGTATATGATCAATTACTTTCTAACAGCACCAAACTTGTTTTTACCAATCATATCTCTAATGCATTAGGAACTATAAATCCTATTGAAGAAATTATTGAAAAAGCACATAACGTAGGCGCAGCTGTATTGATCGATGGTGCACAAGCCTGCCCTCATGTTAAACCTGATGTTCAAGCATTAGATGTCGATTTTTATGTTGCCTCTGCGCACAAACTCTGTGGACCTACAGGAGTAGGTATGCTTTACGGAAAAGAAGAGTGGCTAAATAAGCTACCTCCTTATCAAGGTGGTGGTGAAATGATCGAGCAAGTTACTTTTGAAAAAACCACCTATGCCGGGTTACCACATAAGTTTGAAGCTGGTACTCCTAATATTTGTGGCGGTATCGCTTTTGGAGTAGCACTTGATTATATGAATAGTATTGGTTTTGATAATATTGCTGCATATGAGAATGAACTTCTAGAATACGGCACGCAAAAATTATTAGAAATTGAAGGGTTAAAAATTTACGGCACTTCCAAAAACAAAACTTCTGTAATCTCTTTCAATCTAGATAATATCCATCCTTATGATGTGGGAACTATTGTAGATAAACTCGGTATTGCAGTGCGCACAGGACATCATTGTGCACAGCCTATTATGGATTTTTATAAAATACCCGGAACCGTACGAGCTTCTTTTTCATTCTATAATACTAAAGAAGAAATCGATGCTTTGGTCGAATCTGTTAAAAAAGCCAAGATGATGCTCTCGTAA